From Thermus tengchongensis, one genomic window encodes:
- a CDS encoding response regulator transcription factor, whose translation MRVLLVEDDPGVREALELGLSLEGHEVRATESPKEALSLLPWAEVVILDVLLPERDGFSLLKDIRARSEVPVLMLTALDAVEWRVKGLKEGADDYLVKPYSLSELLARLEALWRRAHRGKEAPEVLAYKDLRLYPRRMEAFRGERRLSLSPKAFLLLKAFLESPEEVLSKEALMLRVWGEEVDPATLEVHLSLLRKALGEPNPIQTVRGYGYRLFLP comes from the coding sequence ATGAGGGTGCTTCTGGTGGAGGACGACCCAGGGGTTCGGGAGGCCTTGGAGCTAGGGCTTTCCCTCGAGGGGCACGAGGTCAGGGCCACGGAGAGCCCAAAGGAGGCCCTAAGCCTCCTTCCCTGGGCGGAGGTGGTGATTTTGGACGTGCTTCTGCCCGAACGGGATGGCTTTTCCCTGCTTAAGGATATCCGGGCTCGCTCGGAGGTACCCGTGCTGATGCTCACCGCCTTGGATGCGGTGGAGTGGCGGGTGAAGGGCCTCAAGGAGGGGGCGGACGACTACCTGGTGAAGCCCTACAGCCTCTCCGAGCTCCTGGCCCGCCTCGAGGCCCTCTGGCGCCGCGCCCATAGGGGGAAGGAGGCCCCGGAGGTTTTGGCCTACAAGGACCTGAGGCTTTATCCCAGGCGCATGGAGGCCTTCCGGGGGGAGAGGAGGCTTTCCCTTTCCCCCAAGGCGTTCCTCCTCCTGAAGGCTTTTCTGGAGTCCCCAGAGGAGGTGCTTTCCAAGGAGGCCTTGATGCTCCGGGTCTGGGGAGAGGAGGTGGACCCCGCCACCTTGGAGGTGCACCTCTCCCTCTTGAGGAAGGCCCTGGGGGAGCCCAACCCCATCCAGACGGTGCGCGGCTATGGCTACCGCCTTTTCCTCCCTTAG
- a CDS encoding protein kinase domain-containing protein: MQGLLAFLLVLLTAALASRLSSWPLWFLLLLLSGAAWATGVRAEAVFPWLLLGLGVMVAPRVYLGPRRRVQRRSRTQARASSGSKTTEEAQALQKQYEILEKVGVGGMATVYKAKDKKTGRLVALKVPQERFVGDPRFVRRFHREAEVLAKMDHPNIVKVYDHGQVDGVHFIAMEYLEGEGLDKLIEERRLSLKQAAAILARVADALKHIHAQGIVHRDIKPGNIMVLKGALKEDGVDPRGVRLMDFGIAAGKVLTRLTITGARIGTPVYMSPEQAKGQKLDHRSDIYSLGIVLYEALTGQPPFTGGYETVIHQQIFQVPTPPKQLNPQIPQVLSDLVLKMLEKDPAKRPSLDEAIQVLSGSWEEDKGLPHPFYLLVGVEAKKGTVRLLDLSGTAARLLSGIGSGPGYFPAPPLSVAADGEGGIWVSVFEHGARLLHRFSPEGELLLSTGPYGMKPGEFLFPAALAVANGSLFVLDSETATVSRLDLKGQYQGRFGGQGPGRGTFQDPKALVATPEFLFVLDYGNRQVQRLALDGRYLSRYAFRRSKESEELRLLGGVGVEGERLYLYDVEAARVRVVDVAGSLLASYTLPLLEGEDRMSLVELLPFGGILYAARRGASRIHRIDLRTGEALPPLEVYAPVRSLALWRNPA; the protein is encoded by the coding sequence ATGCAGGGGCTATTGGCCTTCCTCCTGGTTCTCCTCACCGCAGCCCTGGCTTCTCGCCTTTCTTCTTGGCCCCTATGGTTCCTCCTGCTCCTCCTTTCGGGAGCCGCCTGGGCTACGGGGGTACGGGCGGAGGCGGTTTTCCCCTGGCTTCTCCTGGGCCTGGGGGTCATGGTGGCACCCCGGGTCTACCTGGGTCCCCGGCGGAGGGTCCAAAGGCGCTCCCGTACCCAGGCACGGGCTTCCTCCGGTTCCAAGACCACGGAGGAGGCCCAGGCTCTGCAAAAGCAGTACGAGATCCTGGAGAAGGTGGGCGTGGGGGGCATGGCCACCGTCTACAAGGCCAAGGACAAGAAAACGGGCCGCCTGGTGGCCCTCAAGGTGCCTCAGGAACGCTTTGTGGGCGACCCCCGGTTCGTGCGCCGCTTCCACCGGGAAGCGGAGGTCCTGGCCAAGATGGACCACCCCAACATCGTCAAGGTCTACGACCATGGCCAGGTGGATGGGGTGCACTTCATCGCCATGGAGTACCTGGAGGGGGAGGGTCTGGACAAGCTCATCGAGGAAAGGCGCCTTTCCCTGAAGCAGGCGGCGGCCATCCTCGCCCGGGTGGCCGATGCCCTTAAGCACATCCATGCCCAGGGCATCGTCCACCGGGACATCAAGCCGGGCAACATCATGGTGCTCAAGGGGGCCCTTAAGGAGGATGGGGTAGACCCCAGGGGGGTGCGCCTCATGGACTTTGGCATCGCCGCTGGCAAGGTGCTCACCCGTCTCACCATCACCGGAGCCCGCATCGGCACCCCGGTCTACATGAGCCCGGAACAGGCCAAGGGGCAGAAGCTGGACCACCGCTCGGACATCTACTCCCTGGGAATCGTCCTCTACGAGGCCTTAACCGGCCAGCCCCCCTTCACCGGGGGGTATGAGACCGTCATCCACCAGCAGATCTTCCAAGTGCCTACCCCTCCTAAGCAGCTCAATCCCCAGATTCCCCAGGTTCTTTCCGACCTGGTCTTGAAGATGCTGGAGAAGGACCCGGCCAAGCGCCCCTCCTTGGACGAGGCGATCCAGGTCCTCTCCGGTTCCTGGGAGGAGGACAAGGGCCTGCCCCACCCCTTCTACCTGCTCGTGGGGGTGGAGGCCAAGAAGGGCACGGTGCGGCTTCTGGACCTTTCCGGTACCGCTGCCCGGCTCCTTTCCGGCATTGGCTCGGGTCCGGGCTACTTCCCAGCTCCTCCCCTCTCCGTGGCCGCCGATGGGGAGGGGGGAATCTGGGTCTCGGTTTTTGAGCACGGGGCCAGGCTCCTCCACCGCTTCTCCCCGGAAGGGGAGCTCCTCCTTTCCACCGGGCCTTATGGCATGAAGCCGGGGGAGTTCCTCTTTCCCGCGGCCCTGGCGGTGGCCAACGGTAGCCTCTTCGTCTTGGACTCGGAGACCGCCACGGTGAGCCGGCTCGATTTGAAGGGGCAGTACCAGGGGCGCTTTGGCGGCCAGGGGCCGGGCCGGGGCACCTTTCAGGACCCCAAGGCCCTGGTGGCCACGCCGGAGTTCCTTTTCGTCCTGGACTACGGCAACCGCCAGGTGCAGCGCTTGGCCCTGGATGGGCGCTACCTTTCCCGTTATGCCTTCCGCCGCTCTAAAGAGAGCGAGGAGCTCAGGCTCCTGGGCGGGGTGGGGGTGGAGGGGGAGAGGCTTTACCTCTACGATGTGGAGGCGGCCAGGGTGCGGGTGGTGGATGTGGCGGGATCCCTTCTCGCCTCCTACACCCTGCCCCTGTTGGAGGGGGAGGACCGCATGAGCCTGGTGGAGCTCCTGCCCTTTGGGGGCATCCTCTATGCGGCCAGGCGTGGGGCGAGCCGTATCCATCGCATAGACCTGAGGACCGGGGAGGCCCTGCCCCCCTTGGAGGTGTACGCCCCCGTGCGGTCCCTTGCCCTTTGGCGGAACCCGGCATGA
- a CDS encoding PP2C family protein-serine/threonine phosphatase, with the protein MRLAPRYSVAAVSHVGRRQNNEDFHRVMRLEVPQGNLLLLAVADGMGGMEAGEWASKVAIEALSEAVRAYAEHLKGGRPAVGLSKVMEKAFTLAAKRVEKEAERLGKKGMGTTLTAFLYADWLREGVVGHIGDSRAYHLTPKGLKRLTEDHSWVAERLREGVLTRTEAERHPYRNVLTRALGLPEARFDLKGVHLAPGEGVLLVTDGLYGLVPEEEWVLGKDLQASLEGLLAEALRRGGDDNVTAIALRVE; encoded by the coding sequence ATGCGCCTTGCTCCCCGGTACAGCGTGGCCGCGGTCTCCCATGTGGGCCGCCGCCAGAACAACGAGGACTTCCACCGGGTGATGCGCCTCGAGGTTCCCCAGGGCAACCTTCTCCTCCTGGCGGTGGCCGACGGCATGGGAGGCATGGAGGCGGGGGAGTGGGCCAGCAAGGTGGCCATCGAGGCCCTTTCCGAGGCGGTGCGGGCCTATGCGGAGCACCTGAAGGGGGGCCGGCCGGCGGTGGGCCTCTCCAAGGTGATGGAGAAGGCCTTCACCCTGGCGGCCAAGCGGGTGGAGAAGGAGGCGGAAAGGCTCGGGAAGAAGGGCATGGGCACCACCCTCACCGCCTTCCTCTATGCGGACTGGCTCAGGGAGGGGGTGGTGGGGCATATCGGGGACTCCCGGGCCTACCACCTCACCCCCAAGGGGCTTAAGCGGCTCACCGAGGATCACTCCTGGGTGGCGGAGCGCTTGAGGGAAGGGGTTCTGACCCGCACGGAGGCCGAGCGCCATCCCTACCGCAACGTCCTCACCCGGGCCTTGGGCCTGCCGGAAGCCCGCTTTGACCTCAAGGGGGTACACCTCGCTCCAGGGGAAGGGGTGCTTTTGGTTACGGATGGGCTTTACGGCCTGGTGCCTGAGGAGGAGTGGGTTTTGGGCAAGGACCTGCAGGCGAGCCTCGAGGGCCTTCTGGCCGAGGCTTTGCGCCGAGGCGGGGACGACAACGTGACCGCCATCGCCTTACGGGTGGAGTGA
- a CDS encoding MFS transporter yields the protein MKTLRHKAFARLILSYLVSQAGSKVHRVALLVLVYLLTEKALWVSLVLGVQLVGTVVFSPLLSAWADTQDRKRLLVWSDLLRAPLVALIPLLGAKSLPVLLLLVFLVELLRDLHDPIQNAVVPDLVPKEEVDEANSLVLLADRLSEVLFVGAAGVLVAAVGPAFAFYLDAATYLVSGLILMGLPSLKPQRLPKAGFFARVKEGIGHLASHPALRRAVGTLFVAAAFGSVETALGVVLAIKWLGVGSAGFGFMEAAMALGAILGGLALPHLLRRIPRERLFLLGLLLFGIFEASIGAFPFFAWVLPAFFISGFLNMAFIVPARSILQLNTPQEMRGRIFAAFGAVMNAAVLLGTLWGGALEGSLGAPGVFLLAGSLVSLAALYTLLTGGIPAPRETRQTQEA from the coding sequence ATGAAAACTTTGCGGCACAAGGCCTTCGCCCGCCTGATCCTTTCCTACCTGGTTTCCCAGGCGGGGAGCAAGGTGCACCGGGTGGCCCTCCTGGTGCTGGTCTATCTGCTTACAGAAAAGGCCCTTTGGGTTTCTTTGGTCCTGGGAGTCCAGCTCGTGGGCACTGTGGTCTTCTCCCCCCTCCTTTCCGCCTGGGCCGACACCCAGGACCGCAAGCGCCTCCTGGTCTGGTCCGACCTCCTCCGGGCCCCCCTGGTGGCCCTTATCCCCCTCCTGGGGGCCAAAAGCCTTCCCGTCCTCCTCCTTCTGGTCTTTCTGGTTGAGCTGTTGCGGGACCTGCACGACCCCATCCAGAACGCCGTGGTCCCCGACCTGGTCCCCAAGGAGGAAGTGGACGAGGCCAACAGCCTGGTCCTGCTGGCGGATCGGCTTTCCGAGGTGCTCTTCGTGGGGGCCGCAGGGGTACTGGTGGCGGCGGTGGGGCCAGCCTTCGCCTTCTACCTGGACGCCGCCACCTACCTGGTCTCGGGGCTCATCCTGATGGGCCTCCCCTCCCTCAAGCCCCAAAGGCTTCCCAAGGCCGGCTTCTTCGCCCGGGTGAAGGAGGGGATCGGCCACCTGGCAAGCCACCCCGCCCTCCGCCGGGCGGTGGGCACCCTGTTCGTGGCCGCCGCCTTCGGCTCCGTGGAGACCGCCCTTGGGGTGGTCCTGGCCATCAAGTGGCTAGGGGTGGGTTCGGCGGGCTTCGGCTTCATGGAGGCGGCCATGGCCCTGGGGGCCATCCTGGGGGGCCTCGCCCTCCCCCACCTCCTGAGGCGCATCCCCAGGGAGAGGCTCTTCCTCTTAGGCCTTTTGCTCTTTGGGATCTTCGAGGCCTCCATCGGGGCCTTCCCCTTCTTCGCCTGGGTGCTCCCGGCCTTCTTCATCAGCGGCTTCCTCAACATGGCCTTCATCGTCCCCGCACGCTCCATCCTGCAGCTCAACACCCCGCAGGAGATGCGGGGACGGATCTTCGCCGCCTTCGGCGCGGTGATGAACGCCGCCGTCCTGCTGGGCACCCTGTGGGGCGGGGCCTTGGAGGGTTCCCTCGGGGCCCCTGGGGTTTTCCTCCTGGCCGGCAGCCTGGTGAGCCTGGCCGCCCTCTACACCCTCCTCACCGGAGGCATCCCCGCACCCCGAGAAACCCGCCAGACCCAGGAAGCCTGA
- the hemB gene encoding porphobilinogen synthase: protein MERPRRLRSPLLRPLVAEVELSPRHLVLPVFVKEGGEPEEVSSMPGVFRHPLAQLPRLAEEVLKAGLGGVILFGVLPEEEKDSLGQGAYAEEGIVQRAIRLLKREFPQLLVMADTCLCEYTDHGHCGVVREGPLGFYVDNDATLELLAKTALSQAQAGADVVAPSAMMDGQVKAIREALDRGGFAHVPVLSYAVKYASAFYGPFREAAGSAPQFGDRTGYQMDPRAGLWDALREAGLDDLEGADMLMVKPALPYLDVLAALKGRFAKPLFAYQVSGEYAMLKAASLRGWLDERRAVLESLYALRRAGAQGILTYYALEAARWLREA from the coding sequence TGGAGCTTAGCCCAAGGCACCTGGTCCTGCCGGTCTTTGTGAAGGAGGGAGGGGAGCCGGAGGAGGTTTCCTCCATGCCTGGGGTCTTCCGGCATCCCCTGGCCCAGCTCCCCCGCTTGGCGGAGGAGGTGCTCAAGGCGGGCCTGGGGGGGGTGATCCTCTTTGGTGTGTTGCCCGAGGAAGAGAAGGATTCCCTGGGGCAGGGAGCCTATGCGGAAGAGGGCATCGTCCAGCGGGCCATCCGCCTTCTGAAGCGGGAGTTTCCCCAGCTTCTCGTCATGGCCGACACCTGCCTCTGCGAGTACACGGACCACGGCCACTGCGGGGTGGTGCGGGAGGGCCCCTTGGGGTTTTACGTGGACAACGACGCCACCTTGGAGCTTTTGGCCAAGACGGCCCTTTCCCAGGCCCAGGCGGGGGCGGATGTGGTGGCTCCCAGCGCCATGATGGACGGGCAGGTCAAGGCCATCCGGGAGGCCTTGGACCGGGGGGGGTTCGCCCACGTGCCCGTCCTTTCCTACGCGGTGAAGTACGCCTCCGCCTTCTACGGCCCCTTCCGGGAGGCGGCGGGAAGCGCCCCCCAGTTCGGGGACCGCACCGGCTACCAGATGGACCCCAGGGCTGGGCTCTGGGACGCCCTGAGGGAGGCGGGGTTGGATGACCTCGAGGGGGCCGATATGCTCATGGTCAAGCCCGCCCTGCCCTACCTGGACGTGCTCGCCGCCCTCAAGGGCCGTTTCGCCAAGCCCCTCTTCGCCTACCAGGTTTCCGGGGAGTACGCCATGCTCAAGGCGGCAAGCCTCAGGGGCTGGCTGGACGAAAGGCGGGCGGTTCTGGAAAGCCTCTACGCCTTGAGGCGGGCCGGGGCCCAGGGCATTCTTACCTACTACGCCTTGGAGGCGGCCCGCTGGCTGAGGGAAGCTTAG